A window from Populus trichocarpa isolate Nisqually-1 chromosome 3, P.trichocarpa_v4.1, whole genome shotgun sequence encodes these proteins:
- the LOC7491897 gene encoding heavy metal-associated isoprenylated plant protein 41, whose protein sequence is MADKEAEKQVMIEEDKEKWLKHYSSNHQILLVGDGDFSFSLSLALSFGSGSNIVASSLDTSDVLIKKYKKAKSNLENLAKLKASTLHGVDATKMKLHPDLRMRKFDRIIFNFPHAGFHGKEDNIKLIEKHRNLVRGFFRNAKSMLRADGEIHVNHKTTAPFCHWNIEELARRNSLVLIERVEFKIEDYPGYNNKRGDSNRCDEPFPLGECSTFKFRFSHAAKMSKATSHLGFAGKRCPQLHDNPIKMYHQPSLFNHMHPQPTVFNYKHRQPTLFKHTHPQPILFEHKCPQPTSFNRMHPQPALFNQVYSQTSLATNMNGFPGYLQSTSTISIEKADDFNGYHNHTLEPHGRTVNHVDCSYNDYKIYMPEAPGRTLEGDLYVSPELQHLSNMRSALWRRLVLTHGQHPEASTVV, encoded by the exons ATGGCTGATAAAGAAGCAGAGAAACAAGTGATGATCGAAGAAGATAAGGAGAAATGGTTAAAGCACTACTCATCGAATCATCAAATACTGTTGGTTGGTGATGGAGATTTCTCGTTCTCTTTGAGCTTGGCTCTTTCTTTTGGCTCTGGTTCTAACATTGTTGCTTCCTCTCTTGACACATCTG ATGTCTTGATTAAGAAATACAAGAAAGCAAAGTCAAATCTGGAAAATCTAGCGAAGCTGAAAGCATCTACCTTACATGGAGTGGACGCAACCAAAATGAAGCTTCACCCGGATTTGAGGATGCGAAAGTTTGATCGGATTATCTTCAACTTTCCTCATGCAGGCTTTCATGGAAAGGAAGACAATATTAAACTGATTGA GAAGCATAGGAATCTTGTGCGGGGCTTCTTCAGGAATGCAAAAAGCATGCTACGAGCAGATGGGGAAATTCATGTAAACCACAAAACAACAGCTCCATTTTGCCATTGGAATATCGAGGAACTTGCACGGAGAAACTCTTTAGTATTAATTGAacgtgttgaatttaagattgaAGACTATCCAGGTTACAACAATAAGAGAGGAGATAGCAATAGATGTGATGAACCCTTTCCTTTGGGAGAGTGCAGTACCTTCAAATTTAGATTCTCTCATGCTGCTAAGATGTCTAAAGCAACTAGTCACTTGGGTTTTGCCGGCAAAAGATGTCCGCAACTTCATGACAATCCAATAAAGATGTATCATCAGCCAAGTTTATTCAACCACATGCATCCTCAGCCAACTGTTTTCAACTACAAACATAGGCAGCCAACTTTATTCAAGCACACACATCCTCAGCCAATTTTATTCGAGCACAAATGTCCTCAGCCAACTTCATTCAATCGAATGCATCCCCAGCCAGCCTTGTTCAATCAGGTATATTCTCAAACAAGTCTCGCCACAAATATGAATGGCTTTCCAGGCTATTTGCAATCAACTTCTACAATTAGCATCGAAAAGGCTGATGACTTTAATGGCTACCACAATCATACCTTGGAACCACATGGTAGAACTGTCAATCATGTGGACTGCTCTTATAATGACTATAAAATCTACATGCCAGAAGCACCAGGAAGAACCTTGGAAGGTGATCTCTATGTGTCGCCTGAGCTTCAACATTTAAGCAACATGAGATCAGCCCTATGGCGAAGGTTGGTTTTGACTCATGGTCAGCACCCGGAAGCCTCAACAGTTGTCTAG
- the LOC7491898 gene encoding uncharacterized protein LOC7491898, with product MSSQAPDVSPSSYGNNDDIHDLAFAKRGCCWIPFLTTDRPSYCSCIIGSDFWQRIKPADCTANRESWWFQGWMKIRDWSELVAGPKWKTFLRRFNKKPGGGNPQHGKFQYDPSSYALNFDEGAKLYEDDDLLGRGFSSRYSLPPSCKSSMDFDKEGLL from the coding sequence ATGTCATCTCAGGCCCCAGATGTTTCCCCTTCTTCTTATGGTAATAACGATGATATCCATGACCTCGCTTTTGCCAAAAGAGGGTGCTGTTGGATACCATTCTTAACCACAGATCGACCGTCATATTGCAGTTGTATTATTGGATCAGACTTTTGGCAAAGAATCAAGCCTGCAGACTGCACAGCGAACCGAGAATCATGGTGGTTTCAGGGATGGATGAAAATCCGGGATTGGTCAGAACTAGTTGCAGGCCCTAAATGGAAAACATTCCTGCGGAGGTTCAATAAGAAGCCAGGCGGTGGCAATCCTCAACATGGAAAATTCCAATATGATCCTTCGAGCTATGCCCTTAACTTCGACGAGGGTGCAAAACTTTATGAAGATGATGATCTTTTGGGAAGGGGTTTCTCATCCAGGTACTCCCTCCCGCCTTCTTGTAAGTCATCTATGGATTTCGACAAGGAGGGGTTGTTGTGA